The following are from one region of the Mixophyes fleayi isolate aMixFle1 chromosome 7, aMixFle1.hap1, whole genome shotgun sequence genome:
- the EN1 gene encoding homeobox protein engrailed-1, translating to MEDQTEHSPGAPSDPDNGVSPPPLHPGAPPHRTTNFFIDNILRPDFGCRKETPGRENVNPLHTRPGHPAPSPDSDTTSESSKESDPNPALLLVENTSPPAHKNDPMVWPAWVYCTRYSDRPSSGPRTRKLKKKKNEKEDKRPRTAFTAEQLQRLKAEFQANRYITEQRRQTLAQELNLNESQIKIWFQNKRAKIKKASGLKNGLALHLMAQGLYNHSTTTVQDKEDSE from the exons ATGGAGGATCAGACTGAGCACAGTCCCGGAGCCCCCAGTGACCCGGATAACGgggtctcccctccccccctgcacCCAGGAGCCCCCCCACACCGGACCACCAACTTTTTCATAGATAATATTCTTCGTCCAGACTTCGGTTGCAGAAAGGAGACCCCCGGGCGAGAGAATGTCAACCCCCTCCACACCCGGCCGGGTCACCCCGCTCCCAGCCCGGACTCTGATACAACCTCGGAAAGCTCTAAGGAGAGTGACCCCAATCCTGCGCTCCTCCTGGTGGAAAACACTTCCCCCCCAGCCCACAAGAACGACCCTATGGTGTGGCCGGCGTGGGTGTATTGTACCCGCTACTCGGACCGACCCTCCTCAG GTCCCCGGACCAGGAagctgaagaagaagaagaacgaGAAGGAGGACAAGAGGCCTCGCACAGCCTTCACTGCCGAGCAGCTACAGAGGCTGAAAGCTGAATTCCAGGCCAACCGCTATATCACCGAGCAGAGGAGGCAGACCTTGGCCCAAGAGCTTAACCTCAACGAGTCCCAGATCAAGATCTGGTTCCAGAACAAAAGAGCCAAAATCAAGAAGGCATCTGGCCTAAAGAACGGACTGGCCCTGCACCTGATGGcccaaggactgtacaatcaCTCGACCACCACCGTGCAGGACAAGGAGGACAGTGAGTGA